From the genome of Candidatus Poribacteria bacterium, one region includes:
- a CDS encoding mitomycin antibiotic biosynthesis protein, with amino-acid sequence LLTSERVVHRGLPNRSDTVRWSVDTRYSQIGLPTGRENVPGFIARSRVNPESITKSHHDWNRQFA; translated from the coding sequence TTTGCTGACGAGTGAACGCGTCGTCCATCGTGGACTTCCGAACCGTTCTGACACCGTCCGTTGGAGTGTTGATACGCGCTATAGTCAAATCGGGCTGCCAACCGGGCGCGAAAATGTTCCCGGATTTATCGCTCGAAGTCGAGTAAATCCTGAGAGTATTACCAAATCTCATCACGACTGGAATCGGCAATTCGCGTAG